One genomic window of uncultured Erythrobacter sp. includes the following:
- a CDS encoding RHS repeat-associated core domain-containing protein, whose protein sequence is MRSIKLLFVCFALLFGSQVHAQEDTEPIGWISPAGPSGVFGTPSAACVAQWEDEGMDNGYSRFMGIKRRSDDLRFVHCEWTRWQYLCPEETGGGPKCGYRIPSYVQIACPEDYLATADGFCRRGSAFERPCDDPCDNDSGRANPKTRNPVVVATGAKRLSSVDYASADGLFRIERQYRSFQVGRPIQQRVLPRALPRGLDGYWNFGFSYELQFGIFTGSPSEPNATVAILMPDGTGYGFQLQADGSWAEYPGAGSGTVSNNLKLEFVGAWPSDLSTVRDFPSTWKLTDRNDTVWTIETRTGAKGGNYLFGWPVMMKTRSGYAQSFAFGEDSRLASMTDSLGRTATFEWDTHKVTTIDPVPAGSEPTPVRVSSIDLPDGTSLVYDYEKVTLEGIGAVFSSSKWNRTWGGGSKPVNAFSVVPALLPELRRLKTVERRAANDDVLDSVTYLHEHDRFTRNVTGIVDHRGERVGTYEYDTAGRVISSERADGAERNTFVYDTAGSDRTREVTNEYDKRETYRFSQFSASQRDYRLTNVDSDATANTQAASAAISYGSNTYISSTTDAEGRLITTTRDARGRPISVTEASGTPDARTTTITWHADFNVPEIIVTPGLTETRSYDTQGRLTSVTMTDTTTHALPYATNGQARTYTYAWDANGRLLSENGPLAANGAQDDLSNYTYDASGNLLTATNALGHVTTYGSYDANGRPGTMTDPNGIVTTFAYDPLGRVETITIEHPNNASLNATTAMSYDAVGNLTQLTLPGTAPLVMEYDTVNRLTAMLGAGGERWDYTYDAAGNVERETVTRTDGSTARMVRRQFDELGRLMRETLGTRSPSQWGYDRVSNVVSAADPNGFAATASFDALDRVVSTVAPDGGTIASSYDAQDNPLTFTDPISVTTQFVHNGFGEVVQETSPDRGTSTYVYDAAGRMVQSTDGRGQVVDYTRDILGRITRMQPLGRPASEMSEYQWDSGGMGGSYTIGRLGRVTDSSGRTRFAYDHRGNVTIKEQSIGGAFKRLSYSYDTADRITRIIYPSGRWVLYDYDAWGRVERVRTRENSSSPYVTVASGHQYEAFGPTKSIALGNGLTAVNDWGTDGRLASRRLTPTSGGAALSHLAYRRDPVGRIGAIADYVNPASSVIYGYDEMGRLTMAVSDTQAQSSESYSYTPGTSQLASFTDDSGTRTIAYDGRGNTVSETRPGGVTVAATYDGHGRLESYDRSNIGAQNYTYNGLGDRVRVDKPTGTRHFVYDAWGRVVAEYGTSASDVRAEFIWTEPPAANDNSPFGGGDHIAGYAPLALVAPNAQAQLELYWVHGNHLGVPIVTTDAQGSVVDPGNDFLRPGFPGQSQVLSDLYYNRNRDYDPVTGRYIQADPIGLAGDVNPYVYANADPVNGIDPDGLLWRQAGGAALGAGSNLAWQLYNNGGRFDCVNWWEVGEWALAGSGLAGLVPRMGSRRAFREIWRDKSGSVPGPIHKNSLNYIGETHVYAIRGPNGIHKIGQSSMGRRLRDGLSRRAEQQVRRLGRKTNQRYRSQIRRTFQNKRDAREYETKLIERYRRMYGEKTLPGNKTNR, encoded by the coding sequence ATGCGCAGTATAAAACTCCTGTTCGTTTGTTTCGCGCTGCTTTTCGGATCTCAGGTGCACGCGCAGGAAGACACTGAGCCGATCGGCTGGATTTCGCCAGCTGGCCCTAGCGGAGTATTCGGGACCCCATCTGCGGCGTGCGTAGCGCAATGGGAAGATGAAGGGATGGACAATGGCTATTCCCGATTCATGGGGATCAAGCGGCGCTCGGATGATCTGCGTTTCGTCCACTGCGAATGGACACGCTGGCAATATCTATGCCCTGAAGAAACGGGTGGTGGCCCGAAGTGTGGTTACAGAATTCCCTCTTATGTGCAGATCGCCTGCCCGGAAGACTATCTGGCTACGGCTGATGGCTTCTGCAGGCGGGGATCTGCGTTTGAACGGCCTTGTGACGACCCCTGCGACAATGACAGTGGACGGGCCAACCCCAAGACTCGCAACCCAGTTGTTGTGGCAACCGGCGCCAAACGGCTGAGTTCTGTCGATTACGCGTCGGCGGATGGGCTATTCCGGATTGAGCGACAATACCGCAGTTTCCAAGTCGGTAGGCCAATTCAGCAGCGCGTCCTTCCACGTGCGCTGCCTCGGGGACTGGATGGATATTGGAATTTCGGTTTCAGCTACGAATTGCAATTTGGAATATTCACTGGATCACCATCCGAACCAAATGCAACGGTGGCGATCCTTATGCCGGATGGAACTGGTTATGGGTTCCAGCTTCAAGCGGACGGAAGTTGGGCTGAGTACCCCGGTGCTGGCAGTGGGACGGTTTCCAACAATCTGAAACTTGAGTTCGTCGGCGCATGGCCGAGCGATCTCAGCACAGTTCGCGACTTTCCAAGCACATGGAAACTGACTGACCGCAACGACACCGTATGGACAATTGAAACCCGGACAGGGGCGAAAGGGGGCAACTATCTGTTTGGCTGGCCGGTGATGATGAAGACCCGTAGCGGCTACGCGCAGTCCTTCGCTTTTGGTGAGGATAGCAGACTTGCTTCAATGACCGACAGCCTTGGCCGGACCGCGACATTTGAGTGGGACACGCACAAGGTCACAACCATAGATCCCGTTCCCGCGGGGAGTGAACCCACACCAGTCAGAGTCAGTTCAATCGACCTCCCTGACGGGACTTCGCTGGTCTACGATTATGAGAAGGTGACCCTAGAGGGCATCGGCGCGGTTTTCTCGTCGTCAAAATGGAACCGAACTTGGGGTGGTGGCAGCAAGCCGGTAAACGCATTCTCGGTTGTACCCGCATTACTCCCGGAACTCCGGCGCCTGAAAACAGTCGAGCGCCGCGCGGCGAATGATGATGTACTCGACTCGGTCACCTACCTCCACGAGCATGACCGGTTTACGAGGAATGTGACGGGTATTGTCGACCATCGCGGAGAGCGGGTCGGCACGTATGAATACGACACTGCGGGCAGAGTTATCTCCAGCGAAAGAGCTGATGGTGCAGAGCGCAATACCTTTGTCTACGATACTGCAGGGTCTGATCGAACGCGCGAAGTCACCAATGAGTACGACAAGCGGGAAACCTATCGGTTCTCGCAATTCTCAGCAAGCCAGCGGGACTATCGGCTTACAAATGTCGACAGTGACGCTACCGCCAATACGCAAGCAGCATCCGCAGCGATCTCTTACGGTTCCAACACCTACATCTCCAGCACCACCGACGCCGAAGGTCGCCTGATCACGACCACGCGCGATGCGCGTGGTCGTCCGATCAGCGTTACCGAGGCGAGCGGTACGCCGGATGCGCGCACGACAACGATCACGTGGCACGCCGACTTCAATGTGCCGGAGATTATTGTCACACCCGGCCTTACCGAGACACGCAGTTACGATACGCAAGGTCGCCTGACATCGGTAACGATGACGGACACAACGACTCATGCGCTTCCCTATGCGACGAACGGTCAGGCGCGCACCTACACCTATGCGTGGGATGCCAATGGCCGGTTGCTATCCGAGAACGGGCCGCTTGCTGCCAATGGCGCGCAAGATGACCTGAGCAATTACACCTACGATGCCAGCGGCAATCTGCTGACCGCAACCAACGCGTTGGGCCATGTGACCACTTATGGCAGCTATGACGCCAATGGCCGTCCGGGCACGATGACCGACCCCAACGGCATCGTCACAACCTTCGCCTACGATCCATTGGGCCGGGTCGAGACGATCACTATCGAGCATCCAAACAACGCGTCGCTGAATGCGACCACGGCGATGAGCTACGACGCGGTTGGCAATCTCACCCAATTGACGCTGCCCGGCACCGCTCCGCTGGTGATGGAGTACGACACGGTCAATCGGTTGACCGCCATGCTCGGCGCAGGCGGGGAACGCTGGGATTACACCTATGACGCGGCTGGCAATGTCGAGCGCGAGACCGTCACTCGCACCGATGGATCGACCGCGCGCATGGTTCGCCGCCAGTTCGACGAGCTTGGGCGGTTGATGCGCGAAACGCTCGGAACGCGTTCCCCCTCGCAGTGGGGATATGACAGGGTCAGCAATGTCGTCAGTGCCGCCGATCCCAATGGCTTTGCCGCAACAGCCTCATTCGATGCGCTCGACCGCGTGGTGTCTACTGTCGCACCCGATGGCGGCACCATCGCCTCAAGCTACGACGCGCAGGACAATCCGCTCACCTTCACCGATCCGATCTCAGTCACAACGCAGTTCGTCCACAATGGCTTTGGCGAGGTTGTCCAGGAAACTTCGCCCGATCGCGGCACCAGCACCTATGTCTATGATGCAGCAGGCCGGATGGTCCAATCGACCGACGGGCGCGGGCAGGTGGTGGACTATACCCGCGATATCCTGGGCCGGATCACACGCATGCAGCCCCTCGGTCGTCCCGCATCGGAAATGAGTGAATACCAGTGGGACAGCGGCGGGATGGGCGGTTCCTACACTATCGGCAGGTTGGGCCGGGTTACCGATAGCTCGGGCCGCACTCGCTTTGCCTATGATCATCGCGGCAATGTGACGATAAAGGAGCAGTCGATCGGCGGAGCGTTCAAACGCCTGAGCTACTCCTACGACACTGCCGACCGGATCACGCGGATCATCTACCCATCGGGCCGTTGGGTCCTTTACGATTACGACGCATGGGGCCGGGTCGAGCGAGTTCGCACCCGCGAGAACTCCAGCAGCCCCTATGTCACCGTCGCCAGCGGGCACCAGTACGAGGCGTTCGGGCCGACCAAAAGTATAGCGCTGGGTAACGGACTGACGGCGGTGAACGATTGGGGGACGGATGGTAGGCTGGCATCGCGCAGGCTCACCCCGACCAGCGGCGGTGCGGCTCTCTCGCACCTCGCCTATCGCCGCGATCCCGTCGGGCGCATCGGAGCCATCGCCGACTATGTGAACCCGGCGAGCTCGGTGATCTACGGCTATGACGAAATGGGCCGCCTGACGATGGCGGTGTCCGACACGCAGGCGCAATCCTCGGAAAGCTACAGCTACACGCCCGGCACCAGCCAGCTTGCGAGCTTCACCGACGACAGCGGCACGCGCACCATTGCTTATGACGGGCGCGGCAACACCGTGTCAGAGACACGCCCCGGCGGCGTGACGGTCGCCGCGACCTATGACGGGCACGGCCGGCTGGAGAGCTACGACCGCAGCAATATCGGTGCGCAGAACTACACCTATAACGGCCTCGGTGACCGGGTGCGGGTCGATAAGCCGACAGGCACGCGGCACTTCGTCTACGACGCATGGGGCAGGGTGGTGGCAGAGTACGGCACATCTGCAAGCGATGTCCGAGCCGAGTTCATCTGGACGGAGCCGCCTGCTGCAAACGACAACTCACCCTTCGGCGGCGGCGACCATATCGCCGGCTACGCCCCGCTGGCGCTGGTAGCACCCAACGCACAGGCTCAGCTGGAGCTCTACTGGGTCCACGGCAACCATTTGGGCGTACCGATTGTGACGACGGACGCACAGGGCTCTGTTGTAGACCCCGGGAACGACTTCCTGCGCCCCGGCTTCCCGGGCCAGAGCCAGGTGCTGAGCGACCTCTACTACAACCGCAACCGGGATTATGACCCAGTCACGGGCCGGTACATTCAGGCGGATCCTATCGGGCTCGCGGGCGACGTTAACCCGTATGTTTATGCGAATGCGGATCCGGTGAACGGGATCGATCCTGATGGGTTGCTTTGGCGACAGGCTGGTGGTGCTGCACTCGGTGCGGGCTCTAATCTTGCTTGGCAGCTATACAACAATGGTGGCAGATTCGATTGCGTCAATTGGTGGGAAGTTGGTGAGTGGGCGCTAGCAGGCAGTGGGTTGGCTGGATTGGTCCCGCGCATGGGAAGTCGTCGTGCGTTCCGCGAAATTTGGCGAGATAAATCCGGGTCGGTACCGGGGCCGATTCACAAGAATTCACTCAACTACATCGGAGAGACGCATGTCTATGCGATCCGTGGCCCCAACGGCATTCATAAGATCGGGCAGAGCTCAATGGGGAGGCGGCTTCGGGATGGTTTGTCGCGCCGTGCAGAGCAACAAGTTCGAAGGCTTGGACGCAAAACGAACCAAAGGTATCGCTCTCAGATCAGACGCACATTTCAAAATAAGAGAGACGCGCGCGAATATGAAACCAAATTGATTGAAAGGTACCGAAGAATGTACGGTGAAAAAACTCTGCCCGGCAATAAAACAAATCGATGA
- a CDS encoding Imm39 family immunity protein: protein MSKPATPPHDGKLGLGGVSLTMARVPKYDLDAMQLVTDQIEPIMEESGYLLDAPFSWVTLMIRYGLKNEEKPHYMAINRKFGDLPLAIEVDVHEMLGASLEELHNIFKRASLLALIHAGQRYDRPVESLKKMLEE from the coding sequence ATGAGCAAACCCGCAACGCCGCCGCATGATGGGAAGCTTGGACTTGGAGGCGTGTCTCTAACGATGGCAAGAGTCCCAAAATATGACTTGGATGCGATGCAATTGGTGACAGATCAGATTGAGCCAATAATGGAAGAATCTGGCTATCTTCTGGATGCGCCATTCTCATGGGTTACGCTCATGATACGCTATGGCCTCAAGAATGAGGAAAAGCCCCACTACATGGCGATCAACAGGAAGTTTGGCGACCTGCCTTTGGCTATCGAAGTCGATGTTCATGAAATGCTTGGTGCATCGCTGGAAGAGCTACACAACATATTCAAACGTGCGTCGCTCCTTGCACTGATACATGCTGGGCAGAGGTATGATCGACCCGTGGAGTCATTGAAGAAGATGCTCGAAGAGTAG
- a CDS encoding TrbC/VirB2 family protein, translated as MTSIASSVDWFVGVVTGPLVTGFLTLAVAFVGFRLLSGRSSIREGAYVVIGGFVLIGSTYVAQSLVDLVPRSAPPVHVSAEQVRAERELTEPPSPPPNPRGNPFDPYAGNEQVN; from the coding sequence GTGACTTCGATTGCATCCTCTGTCGATTGGTTTGTTGGGGTGGTGACTGGTCCGCTTGTGACAGGCTTTCTCACGCTTGCTGTGGCTTTTGTTGGGTTCCGCTTGCTTTCCGGACGAAGCTCGATCCGCGAAGGAGCCTATGTGGTGATCGGCGGATTTGTCCTGATTGGTTCGACTTATGTCGCGCAGTCGCTGGTCGATCTTGTGCCGCGTTCAGCGCCGCCCGTCCACGTTTCTGCAGAGCAGGTGAGGGCGGAACGCGAATTGACAGAACCGCCGTCTCCTCCACCCAACCCACGCGGCAATCCGTTTGATCCCTATGCCGGGAATGAGCAGGTAAACTAG
- the virB11 gene encoding P-type DNA transfer ATPase VirB11, giving the protein MSVTDAGYYLDSFLAPLAPVLERDDVTDIWINRPGEVWIESIGGGIERADEPSLDEKLLGRLARQIAAHSSQGVSRVQPLLAATLPDGSRVQIAAPPATRGGHVFSIRRHVSADLSLSDWEDADAFDEVAADASDLTVERQFRPVLGREAAALLRKAVRERRNILVSGGTSTGKTTFLNSLLAEIPAEERLILIEDTAELQLQHENAVGLIAARGELSEAEVSAEDLLIAALRMRPDRIILGELRGVEAFTFLRAVNTGHPGSMTTVHADTPQRAIEQLALLVLQAGSKLGRDDVRHYVRESVDVFVQLERRAGKRRVSQILVAE; this is encoded by the coding sequence ATGAGCGTCACCGATGCAGGCTACTACCTGGATAGTTTTCTCGCGCCGCTTGCCCCGGTGCTCGAACGTGACGACGTCACAGACATCTGGATAAACCGCCCGGGCGAAGTCTGGATCGAGAGTATTGGCGGCGGGATCGAACGCGCCGATGAACCGAGCCTCGATGAGAAGCTGCTCGGGAGGCTGGCACGGCAGATCGCAGCGCATTCTTCGCAAGGTGTCAGCCGCGTGCAGCCATTGCTCGCCGCAACTCTCCCCGATGGCTCGCGCGTTCAGATCGCCGCGCCCCCGGCGACGCGCGGAGGCCATGTCTTTTCAATCCGGCGTCATGTTTCAGCCGACCTGTCGCTGTCTGATTGGGAAGATGCAGACGCATTCGACGAGGTAGCGGCAGACGCATCCGACCTCACTGTGGAGCGCCAGTTTCGCCCAGTTCTGGGCCGCGAGGCCGCAGCGCTCCTGCGAAAGGCCGTGCGTGAGCGCCGCAACATCCTCGTATCCGGCGGCACATCGACCGGAAAGACGACCTTTCTCAACTCGCTCCTTGCCGAGATACCCGCAGAAGAACGCCTGATCCTGATTGAGGACACGGCTGAACTTCAACTGCAACACGAGAACGCCGTCGGCCTGATCGCGGCACGCGGAGAATTGAGCGAAGCGGAAGTATCCGCCGAGGATTTGCTGATCGCTGCCCTTCGCATGCGGCCCGACCGGATTATTCTAGGCGAGCTGCGCGGGGTTGAGGCCTTCACCTTTCTGCGCGCGGTCAACACCGGCCACCCAGGTTCAATGACGACAGTCCATGCCGACACACCGCAGCGAGCGATCGAGCAACTGGCCTTGCTGGTGCTGCAGGCCGGGTCGAAGCTGGGCCGCGACGATGTGCGGCACTATGTCCGTGAAAGCGTCGACGTGTTCGTGCAGCTAGAACGCCGCGCAGGCAAACGCCGCGTGAGCCAAATTCTGGTGGCGGAGTAG
- a CDS encoding TrbI/VirB10 family protein — protein sequence MSESAASAPIPEDVRPVIATGSASNWGMWAFIAVLLIGGVVLFNALSASREAAQTPSILQPSSEPGNRIASPVPIGVPDRFAGRGPLEPAAPTEPPAPRSAPTISDIPPPVAPRFLPPLPPPPLPEPPRPLPTPEPSRVVFDNTSNPEIEALLANAGNQGANRVTAGRLRNPSLTIPQGTVIPAVLETALDSTRAGGVRALVQRDVAGFDGTRILIPRGSRLYGEYEADLRPGQKRALVQWTRLIRPDGVTIALDSPSSDPLGRAGIRGKVDSKFLQRFGGALLQSILDIGVGLAVNEASNGVIVALPGSTQNVQVTDQQRIQPTLKVKHGASVSVFVSRDLDFSTVEQ from the coding sequence ATGAGTGAAAGCGCCGCCTCAGCTCCGATCCCCGAAGACGTCAGACCCGTCATTGCGACCGGATCTGCGAGCAACTGGGGAATGTGGGCCTTCATCGCGGTTCTGCTGATAGGCGGGGTTGTCCTGTTCAACGCGCTAAGCGCCTCCCGCGAAGCTGCGCAGACGCCCTCGATCCTGCAGCCTTCGAGCGAACCGGGGAACAGAATTGCATCCCCCGTTCCGATTGGCGTGCCCGATCGCTTTGCCGGTCGCGGTCCACTTGAACCAGCCGCGCCCACCGAACCGCCCGCGCCGCGCTCAGCTCCGACAATAAGCGACATCCCGCCGCCGGTTGCACCGCGTTTTCTCCCACCTCTTCCGCCGCCGCCCCTGCCAGAGCCACCGCGACCTCTGCCTACCCCCGAGCCATCACGCGTGGTTTTTGACAATACATCCAATCCCGAGATCGAGGCGCTCCTCGCGAACGCTGGCAATCAAGGTGCCAACCGCGTCACAGCGGGCCGCCTACGCAACCCATCGCTCACCATCCCTCAGGGCACCGTCATCCCGGCGGTGCTGGAAACCGCTTTGGATTCGACCCGTGCTGGCGGCGTTCGAGCCCTCGTGCAGCGGGACGTGGCGGGCTTCGACGGAACCCGCATTCTCATCCCGCGCGGAAGTCGCCTATACGGCGAGTACGAAGCTGACCTTCGCCCCGGCCAGAAGCGTGCGCTGGTACAATGGACACGGCTGATCCGGCCCGATGGTGTCACAATTGCGCTCGACTCGCCTTCTTCTGATCCCCTCGGCCGCGCCGGTATTCGCGGCAAGGTCGACAGCAAGTTTTTGCAGCGCTTTGGCGGCGCGTTGCTGCAATCGATCCTCGACATCGGGGTTGGCCTTGCGGTGAACGAAGCGAGCAATGGTGTTATCGTGGCTCTGCCCGGCAGCACCCAAAACGTTCAGGTCACCGACCAGCAGCGCATTCAGCCGACGCTTAAAGTAAAGCATGGCGCCAGCGTATCGGTTTTCGTTTCGCGTGACCTCGATTTCTCGACGGTCGAACAATGA
- a CDS encoding TrbG/VirB9 family P-type conjugative transfer protein, giving the protein MIRLTPALLLAFAAPAAAQIVPTPSAESPRIQSVVWKAGETIALTALPETALTVMLEPSETIQRAVLNGNQLWNITISPEDNSLQVKPMVNAAPATLNVETTTRQYQFSLEAGQSLMAAYLVRLEFAGSQSSPPSTPAATETIADLNWSYRLRGDKSVRPLSIRDNGEKTVIEYAPDQSLPAVFAIGATGDEEVVDGYMRGGQFVIDRVHQRLVFRIDKEKATARRNSRQDGDT; this is encoded by the coding sequence ATGATCCGCCTCACCCCGGCATTGCTGCTGGCGTTTGCAGCGCCCGCCGCAGCCCAGATTGTGCCGACGCCGAGCGCTGAAAGTCCGCGGATCCAGTCGGTCGTATGGAAGGCTGGTGAAACCATTGCGCTCACCGCCCTGCCCGAAACTGCACTCACCGTGATGCTCGAACCAAGCGAGACGATCCAGCGAGCCGTGCTGAACGGCAACCAGCTTTGGAACATCACGATTTCGCCGGAAGACAACAGCCTGCAGGTCAAACCGATGGTCAATGCGGCCCCGGCCACGCTGAATGTCGAAACCACCACTCGGCAATACCAGTTTTCTCTGGAGGCCGGGCAAAGCCTGATGGCGGCCTATCTGGTTCGGCTTGAGTTCGCAGGCTCGCAATCTTCACCGCCTTCCACTCCCGCTGCCACCGAAACAATTGCCGACCTGAACTGGTCATACCGGCTTCGCGGTGACAAATCGGTGCGCCCGCTATCGATCCGCGACAATGGCGAGAAGACCGTGATCGAATACGCTCCAGACCAATCGCTCCCAGCGGTCTTCGCCATTGGCGCGACTGGCGATGAAGAAGTGGTCGATGGCTATATGCGCGGCGGGCAGTTCGTGATCGACCGCGTGCATCAGCGTTTGGTGTTTCGCATCGACAAGGAAAAGGCGACTGCACGCCGAAACAGCAGGCAGGATGGTGACACATGA
- a CDS encoding VirB8/TrbF family protein produces MTAQPEYDLADLPVSDSWATSVTDDLERSNRRAWTVAIIAAIIALLEAVALVFLIPLKEVEPYTLLVDRHTGNVEALAPLDAQAVAPDTALTRSFLVQYVIARESFTADGLQDDYRRVSLWSDNIVEQQYARAMEATNPASPLAYLPRGGTIRTEVKSVSTLSEGRAMVRFATTRTDAGASAQQAQHWVAVIGYAFTGAEMSEADRYINPLGFQVTSYRRDAETLPEAGIVNGVEQPRRLEREP; encoded by the coding sequence ATGACCGCACAACCTGAATATGATCTCGCAGACCTTCCTGTTTCAGACAGTTGGGCGACAAGCGTTACCGACGATCTCGAACGATCGAACCGCCGCGCATGGACCGTGGCGATTATCGCTGCAATTATCGCATTGCTCGAGGCGGTCGCGCTCGTCTTCCTGATCCCGCTTAAGGAAGTGGAACCCTATACCCTGCTGGTCGACCGGCATACCGGAAATGTCGAAGCTCTCGCTCCGTTAGACGCACAGGCAGTCGCGCCCGACACCGCGCTGACCCGCTCGTTCCTCGTTCAATATGTCATCGCCCGTGAGAGCTTCACGGCTGATGGCTTGCAGGATGATTACCGCAGAGTGTCGCTCTGGTCGGACAATATCGTTGAGCAGCAATATGCCCGCGCAATGGAGGCGACAAACCCCGCCAGTCCGCTCGCATACTTGCCGCGCGGTGGAACCATCAGAACAGAGGTCAAAAGTGTCTCCACGCTTTCGGAAGGGCGCGCCATGGTCCGGTTTGCGACCACGCGCACCGATGCCGGCGCGAGCGCACAACAGGCACAGCACTGGGTCGCAGTGATTGGTTATGCCTTCACCGGAGCCGAGATGAGCGAAGCCGATCGCTACATCAATCCGCTAGGGTTTCAGGTCACAAGCTACCGGCGCGATGCCGAAACGCTGCCTGAGGCCGGAATCGTCAATGGCGTGGAGCAACCCCGCCGACTGGAGCGCGAGCCATGA
- a CDS encoding type IV secretion system protein, which yields MSCPQIITGDQFLTRTLAHIDCQAELIGSYGYAALGQPGSVAASMVMGLLTLFIAMFGIRMLFGPPPGARDVVYDVLKIGIVLTLAFSWPAFRTVIYDVTLKGPAEIASVIQTSSQSGASGDLVDRLQSADNRIVRLIETGTGRQTGQFINPNEPSNTFAGTALQDDNAFGTARLLFLSSIIGTLALLRIGAGLLLALAPIVAGLYFFKQSRGIFAGWLKGLVLTIAGSIGATIVLSVQLAIIEPWLADALRVRAFGYAAPSTPIELFAIMLAFAAVHFAMIWFLAKVVFHRGWLTIPDFPAWNRTETNPQPMVLAPAGASQPQIVRAEQVSNTIERSIRREATSSSERLITNSNTSTNETRETVVVERGPERLGTSYRRPSPRTSRAAQRRDTT from the coding sequence ATGTCCTGTCCGCAGATCATCACTGGTGACCAGTTTCTCACGCGCACGCTCGCGCATATCGATTGCCAGGCGGAGCTCATCGGCAGCTATGGCTACGCCGCGCTCGGCCAGCCGGGCTCGGTTGCCGCGTCCATGGTGATGGGATTGCTCACCTTGTTCATTGCGATGTTCGGCATCCGTATGCTGTTTGGCCCGCCGCCGGGCGCGCGCGATGTTGTCTACGATGTGCTCAAGATCGGCATTGTGCTGACTCTCGCTTTTTCGTGGCCTGCCTTTCGCACAGTCATTTATGACGTGACGCTGAAGGGCCCCGCAGAGATTGCCAGCGTGATTCAGACCTCAAGTCAGTCCGGCGCATCAGGCGACCTTGTCGACCGCTTGCAGTCGGCGGACAATCGGATCGTTCGGTTGATCGAGACGGGCACTGGCAGACAGACGGGTCAGTTCATCAACCCCAACGAGCCAAGCAACACTTTCGCCGGCACCGCCCTGCAGGACGACAACGCGTTCGGCACCGCGCGTTTGCTGTTCTTGTCCAGCATCATCGGAACTCTCGCGCTGCTCAGAATTGGTGCAGGCTTGCTGCTCGCGCTCGCTCCGATTGTTGCCGGGCTGTATTTCTTCAAACAATCGCGCGGAATTTTCGCCGGGTGGCTGAAGGGTCTGGTGCTGACAATCGCCGGGTCAATCGGGGCAACCATTGTCCTGTCGGTGCAGCTTGCCATCATCGAACCCTGGCTCGCGGATGCGCTGCGCGTTCGGGCGTTTGGCTATGCAGCGCCCTCGACCCCAATCGAACTGTTCGCAATCATGCTCGCCTTCGCCGCCGTGCACTTTGCCATGATCTGGTTCCTTGCCAAAGTCGTGTTCCATCGCGGGTGGCTCACTATTCCCGACTTTCCTGCGTGGAATCGGACCGAGACAAACCCGCAACCGATGGTATTGGCACCGGCTGGCGCATCGCAGCCGCAGATCGTCCGTGCCGAGCAGGTCAGCAACACAATCGAACGCTCGATCCGGCGCGAAGCCACCTCTTCCAGCGAGCGCTTGATCACGAACTCCAATACGAGCACCAATGAGACGCGAGAGACTGTGGTGGTCGAGCGCGGTCCCGAGCGGCTTGGAACTTCTTATCGCCGACCAAGCCCCCGCACATCGCGGGCAGCACAAAGGCGGGACACGACATAA